Below is a window of Pagrus major chromosome 21, Pma_NU_1.0 DNA.
TTTTTTCCAGCTGGAGTGAAACCATCAATTCCCCCCTCCAGTTCAGAGCCCAGCCAACCCACAGTGAACTGCactcagttcactgactctgagAAGAATCCAGCAGCTGGCTATCCGTTCCATTATTTGGTATGCTATAACCTGATCAGGCAGTGGGCGTATTGATCCGTCAGAGTGTGCACATCCTAACATCTTCTATAAGTCCTTTGACTAAAAGCAGAAATAAGACGAGATACATACACTCTAGATACATTTAATGAGGCTAAAACCAATACATAAAGCATGCGAACAATTACTTATAgtttatacagtaaataaacaaatgaaaacaagtaTCAAGTACAAGTCATTTGAAAGCactaaaggataagttcacccaaaaatgaaaattctgtcattatctactcaccctcatgctgatgggaagtcgggtgaagtttcgtagtccacaaaacatttctggagcttcacagcaaaacagagctgcagcattcttctaaacaagTAGATGGGGGGCTTGTTTTAAAACGCGTAACAATAACTcgatttgggatctcggggcttctggagtgTTTGATtatgccagatgagctgtatggagccattttctggtgtgttttttctgctgcttttctaaattttaaaacaagtccccatctactttgttgtttttgtcgtgaagctccagagatgttccTGTAGAGTACgaaactttacctgactttccatcagcatgtagttgagtagataataactgaattttcttGTTTGGGTGAACTTAGGTGAAGATGTAAATGATATAAAGAAACCTACTGTACCTTGGCCTGAAGCATTAGCATGCGGCCCTTCCCTACAGACTGTAAAACAGGcagaatgaaatatttattagaCAGTGTGACTTCTCCACCACCTCACACAACAcagtctctctcgctctcttctctctatcacacacacatacaaaaaaaacttgCCTCTGGGGTGTTCAGCAGCACACAGCCCAGCTCATAGCAGGAGTAGGGCTGCACGTAAGAGTTGCTCAGGCGACCCACCTCATCCCTCGCAGCCAGATGGAAATACTGCGAAATAACGAGTGATGACACACCAGATAAATTCAGTCAAGCTCTTATCACCACAGTATTGACTTTTGTGTGATGAGTACATTGTTTCAGCAGTGTATTTTGCAGTGACTCATATTTCCGAGCATTATACATTCTAATTAGACACGGGAGTACCTGAATGGCATCTTTGGTGTTATGAAGACATTTGTTAATGGCACCAAGGAGAAGGTTTTTCAGGCCTGCGCATGAGGCATCGCCAATCCCCTGCAGGActaggaggaaagaaaaagtgagTTAAGCTTTGCCAAATGACACCGctaaacaacacacaaaagagTAGTTTGGTgatataaacattttcaaattcgAGTACCTTGTGTCATTGTCTGCAGCTTGGCGGTGGAGCAGTTGGCCAGAGCTTTCCACAGATAAAGAATCTCGATCACCGACAGGATGCAGAGTTCTTTGGATAGACTGGTGGTCCTCAGCTTCTCAGCCTGATAAaaatgcatgcatacacacttcactgattttattttgcaccAAAACTTTGCATGAGAAAGTCAGCTGGATATTAACACTCACCCTCTTCATGGAGAACAACTCTATCTGATTATTCTTGCGTTTGAAAAGCTTCTGAACGTCTTTGAACACAGAGACCGCTCCCTCCAGGTCACCTGTTGCTCCTTGGCACACTACACAACAGCACATACTATGGATTAGGAGTCGATACCAAACTCATGCAAAATGCCTTTAAAGCCTTAAACGTGTGTGGTCACCACCTCCAGTTAAATAGGCGTAGTAGCACTGAGACCAGCGAGATTCCGTCTTCAGTCGCTCAAAAGCTCTGTAGGCTTCTCTGTAGTTCAGTTCGATCATGCTGCACCAACCTAAAACATCCAACAATCACAAATTATGATGCAGACTAGCACTGAGCAAGGCGGTTTGAAATGTGAGAGGTAAATTAGTAGCTACCTATTTCATATAAACACACGTGTTGAATCTCCCTCTGGTCAGAGGCCAGATCTAAGGCATCTCGGAAGGACGTCAAGGCACTACTGATCTGGCACTAGAGAGGGAGACTTTGTGGTGTGAGTTACAGGCTGAGACAAAAACTTTCCTAAGTCAGGAGAAAAGGCCACATAGATAATAAGATCTATTCTTAACATGTATTTACCTCAAGGCGTTGAACTCTGCCTTTGAAAAACATGAAGAGGGAGGAGTTTGGATATGTAGCCTCCCTTTGCTGGAGAATGGATTTGGCTTCCGTCaggcctgcctgtgtgtctgtgccgtCCAGTGCGAAGAAGGGCTGCACTACTGTGTGGTACCACAAGAGGGCCAAGCTGTAAGGGAAGCACTACATTAAGGACACTGTACAGCAAAAAAGAAAGTATTCTTTTAACTGTTATGATGGCATCATCTGGTACAAAAAAAGGGAACAATTTGCAATAACTTAACTACATTTCTGGTATGTATTTGGCAGATTCTGGTCAATTTTGAAATTCCATATACCTCAAAAAACAGATGGATAATGAATTTCCTGGTTATCAACAATCAGTAATTTTTTACTTATGACATAATTCATGGTAGCCACCAACAAAAGACGTCTCACAAAGAAATCCATTACTTTCTCCTAATGTTTACAAATTAATTATCATGTTTCAGTTACAGCCAGAATACAGATGCACAAATAACTCACTCACATACTCACGTAGCTAAGGGGGCCTTCATGTCCTTACTTTCACTGGCGTACGTGAGCGCTGACAGGCCTTGAAGACGGTCGCCAGGGAAGCCCAGCAGGTTGACGATCTTCAGCAGGTGCGGCGGAACCATCGAGATACAGAGGTGGAAGAGGCCGTAGCCGAAGCTGACCGAACCTTTTAGCCGATCCAGAGCCTCCTGGCTGACGCAGTCCAGTCTCTGAGACGGGCTCGGCCCGGGCGAAGAGGAGCGGCTGTGGTGGGAgaggtcagaggaggaggacagagattGAGACGCCATTGCTTGCTGTTCCGACGCTCTTCTTCTGCTGCCCTCCTGCAGGTGTGTGATGTCGCTGTAGCACTTGTTGTACATCTTCCAGGCTTTACGGAGGATCCAGCCTCCTTTGATGTAGGCTGTCAGCAGATTGAAGTTGAGGTTAGTGAAGGTGAAATCCACACTAATTAATGTGCAGTCTTCATATTTAACCAACAACTACTAAAGGTTCCCTTACATGACAGCTCCTGTTTGATGAAAGACAGCACTGCGAGGTAAACCTGGCAGTCTGCAATAATGATCTGCCTCTGGAGTCGGTCCACTGCAGCCATCCCCGACCTCTGAGAGTCCATCTGCCCACACAAACAACTCACACTTACAGATTGATGTGAAAACATGTCGGCAGGCTAACGAACCTGGACATTATGGTCCAACATAAAACGCTCCTTTACAGGCTGATGCATTTGTTCTATATACGGTATACAGTTCATTCAATTATCGTCAATGAAATTATGTGTTAAAGAAGTTACTCACACTCCTCTTGATCTTGTTTTTGATGGTTTCAATGACACCAGTGTTTTCACTCTCACACAGTCTCTCTGTAGCTTTGAGGTCCTCAAAGGCCATCtgcattttctcttcttcaaaCGTCATCATGGCATTCTGCAAAAAGGCAGATAGATGAAAACTACTACAACTACTCCAAATTAAATGCTGGTGATCCACAGGTTTTCAAAGTTAAGCAGAAAGTCTAATCCTGGATTAAACCCTGGACTccagaaaacaggaaaactgtACTGATCTGTCTTCTTACTTTTCAGGTTTCATACAAACACGCAATGTGTAGGAGTGCTTTATTTGAGATCAGTTTGCCATGACCTTCTTTTTTTAACCGctaaagaaaacatgaagccacaaaaccaaaaaaacaggTCAGTTTGGCCACTAAAAAATGCTTACAACTAAAGTTGTTAAAGCAGGAGAGAAATGTACTGTGAGGTCAAAAATGGCTGGCAGATACAAGTAAGTAAATTAAATTTTtgtgattacattttaaaaattcaattATACATTCATGACTTAACAGAATAAGGAAGTAGAATTCTAAGTtttgtatcgtaggcaactggacttgtttcagtttttggtttcacctctcatccaagaggcttcttcagttataacttaactggaggggagtttgcaggcgtttaaactatgtgtgggagtgtccttacagagtcgttagggccacttgtgggtcgttgacttaaccggccttcatgtagcttgctagggctaggtgagcccaggtgtgaatggttgttaagctgtctggggagataactcagtactgcattgtaggtggatTGGATTCACAAAAATAAGTAACATTGTTAATTGGCAAAGATACTGAACTTTTTGCATTCTTCTTTTACTTTGGGTTTTTATAGTGCATCATTTACATAGTTTTTTAATCAATCAAGTTATAATAGACCTGAATTAATTTTTAATGAGACACTGTAAAAGTCCATATTTATTCCATGTGCACACTCCAGGCTCCAACTATTGTTGCACTAAGTGATACATTAAGAAGGGAAAGAATTATCCATCAAGATAAGGGCATCTCTGTTACTTTGCCTGCACTAACGTTTgctttatttcttaatttttagGATTTTATTGAGAGTTTTTCTTTGAATATGCTGAGGTCCGGGGCACTGGCAACTCTAGCCAACTCAAAcgggttatttttttttttaaagataagatGTGCAGTACAGAACAGTACACAGAGGAACAAAACTGTGTTACTCtggtacaaaaacagaaatataaatgatGCAACATTCAGTGGGAGTGAAGAGAACAAACGGACTACACTTAAGGTGAAAACAACAAGATGTACAAACAGGTACAAAATATGACAtgaaacaaagtacaaacacattcagtgcAATATGCAGGACAACTACAAGAGTGTAAAAGTATAtctgtaaaaaaatatgttttgcacTGATTGTGTTTCTGGTAAATAGTGTTACGCTGAGAGGtatacacaaataaacagtAAGGAAAATGATGAAAGATCTCATCACAGTCTGGTTAAGTTGTACCCCTTGTGTGTACGTCATTCTTCATTTGCTCCCTTTGCCATAGAGGGGTCGATCTAACAAGTCCTACTGAGTTTTGAGATTCACAGAACAACATTGAAGGTAGCTGCAAGTAGATAAGcttaaataaagaaaagcttTGTTGAATGACTTTTAGATCTCAACAGCTACAGAGAAGAGTTCAACAGGTGGTGATGACATCAACTGACACCACGTAGCAGTCAAAAGGAGGCTAATTTGTTGCTAAAAAAAGGTATATTTgtccttaaaaaaacagaagtctGCCTTTGTGCCCAGCAGGGAAATTCCTTGAACCTATATTATGCAACAGATGTGGTTTTTAAAGCGACATTTACAATAATTGTTGTCAGCACTTGTGTATGAGTGAAACAGCAGAGTGCTGCAAAAACAGGTTGCCTCTGGACTCACcagaaaactgacaaaactgGCCCCGAAACTCATCAGAGGACTGTGGTTTCTGAAACAGAAGATGAAAAACAGGTGACACGTCAGACTGAGAGACCTGCTGAGTGAACAGGCGACATATCTAGAGGCATTAAAGCAGTTCATGGGTGGAGTGAAgtgacaaaaatgtgttaagCCTGTTTCATGCATCACGCACTGGATTGATTCGCTGTGGAGACATGAACAAGGTGCGGCACAAGATGACTGCCAGAACAAAAGCAACTTGAGTCAAAAGGAATGTGGCCATTTTAATGTGGTCACACTTCTTACTACACTGCAGTATGTAAAAATTGGACACCTGTCAATTACATACTCACAACAAATGGGaggcagaatatcaccagatTAACCTCTAACTGCTGTTATACCTTACAcgtttacacattcccattgcacactaaagcctgatcttagcgggtttaagtgggagTTTTGACAAGTGGAAAAAGGGTATTAGTGACACTGCACCATCTTGTTATGCTGAAAGgtcttttcagcatttgttGAGCCACAATACGAGCAGGCAATTATATGTTTTTTAGTGCAAATTAATCTGGCTACTCACTCATCCTAATCCATCCTCTTACCCATCgtctttttcctttctcctttttttcccactgcaCGAACAATGTTGACTGCTTGGATCGCTTCATTCCCGTGTCACGACTCTTCTGTGAGATCTTGTAATGTGTGACCCCCTGTCACCAATCAGTCATGTAGTGTTCAAACCAAAGAAAGTAGTGTAGTGTGAACAGCACAGCTATTTGACGACTTTGAAAGTCATGTAATGTGACCAAGCCATTAGCCTGCTAGATATCCAGCAGGCATCGACAAGCTCCTGAATCGAACAGTTCACACATACTATGCCAATCGTCCTTCACAAGATCTGGGACTTTTTGTCAGCAAAATCCAAAAACCGTCAGCAAGTTGAAGATCAGGGCTAAAATCCTGTGGTGTGAACTCAAACCGTAGCTGCTGTGAGCTAGTTAGTCCTGGGAGAGGGGTGACCCAGTGGGGAATGGTGGCAGGAAGTGGTGCCTGAATCGGCACCAGAAACGTAGCCGAACAAGCAGACAACAGAAgcgggctcagcagcctcccagtgaacacagctggaccgGAACTGAACACATCTTCCAAGACCGATAGAGGCCAGTTTGACATCAGAAAAAGCAGTGCCTAGGTGATTTACATGGGCTTTCCGGGACATTGACAATGAAGACACGGCAGGGGAACAGGAGAGGAGTAAAGCAGGAGAGGTGCAGGAAGGAAGTTGGGCATCAGTCGGAGCCCACCAGTGCCTTTGATATCTACTGGACACCAACATCCTGGAGCAATCTAATTTTGTATAAACTCAGgttgtcattttctttaatttgagGGCCGACAGTCTCCAAACCAATgttagtgaaagtgttgttattattgaGAAGTCTAAACCATGCGTTTTAGATGAATAAGAAGTattcactttgaaataacactgTGCATGTCAgaactgctatttcttcacattctgttgatcatttttttttgcttgaatgttttaaactaaaattcttacacataaaaattaaatcaaGTGCTGCTCAGGGtcgggattaaaaaaaaatggatgtagATGTCAAATATCAGGTGCTTTTCAAGGATGAGGACACAGGAGGAATGCAAATGAAAGAATGTTTCAACTCAAAGAGTTATCATCAGGGCATAATGGATGCCGTAGGTGTATCCATTAATTTAAGTAAGGATTTTTAACTATATTAGAGTGCCTCACATTTTTTGTCGGACTGCCTACAAGTACCATTGACTTTGTTTGCAAGCAAGCTGGACAGTCgctgtttcttcatttttcattttccgTAAAGTTCTTACATAATGCAtctttaaaacaagtcacaaGCTCGTTGTCAGCTGCTGTGTACATGTCTTTCACTTCCCTCCATCTTTGTTTCTGAGGCAATCAAAGCAGGGGGACACCAAGTGTTCAATGCAATTAGTGGAAGAGGTGACATTTAAGTTTTCACCAGGGGACAGGACACATAGGGGGGTTGCCCTTCTGTGGCATCTGCACTCTAGTTGAAAGCAAACCCTACGTAGAGATAACCGGTCCTTATAATAAGATCACAGCATGGACTGTACAAAATCCTGCAGTTTTGTATAAGTGCATATGGTTACCAGCGAGTGGACTACGGTCAGAGCAGAGGTTCACAGCCCTTTTCACTTGCGAGCCATCACAGCTTGCTTATAATGAGTTCAACCACACCAGTTATCTATTACCCTAAATGTATTTGAACAGAACTtacaaggaaaaacaaatatCCAGTAACATATATGCAGAAAAGGCCTGAATAAGTAAAATTacgtgtgaaaaaaatgttagaGCATGGCGTAAATTATTAATTTAGTTTTCCTATGCTATTGATTGACTGGCAGCTCCTCAGCTTGGGGGGGTCCCAGCCCCCCCAGGATGGGAATGAATAGGTTGGAGGATAATTTGCAGGTTTTTATCTTTACATTATGACAGTACATCACATCTAACAAATGCAGCTGGCATGCCTGGAACAAGCATTTCTTCTTTGTGCACATCTCCACTGATGGTGGCCAGCATTATCACTACATCAAATAAGTCATTTgactgtatgtttgtgcatCACAAGTCCTGTCCTGGGTGTGGATATTTGCTCAGGGTATTCAAACACGATTCACCCTGCTTGTGACCTGATCATATGGTGCTACCGTGCAAGCGTGACAAGGATGTTGaggttttgttttacaaactAAGCACAGAGGGGAACTAATGTCTTCATGGCGTCTACTCGTGCTGGGTGACCACTGTAGTTTGGAGACATAAGCTACGCTTGTCATCACATTTGACAGCCCCTGGGAGAGACTCTGTGAATTTACAATCAGTGAAACGTCAAAACAGGCGCACAAAGATTGtttaatgtgtctttaaaaaaacagactgatgTACCTGTATGTCCTGAAGAGCTCGTCGCTCTCCTTGAAGCCATTGTTGAGGAGCATATTGATTCCTTTCAGTGCCAGCTCTGCGTCGTTAATGCGCTCTGTCTTCTCATCCTCCACGCTGCTCAGCCCCGGGGTTGGTTCTGTCGGGTCCGCCATTCTGATACCCGATACCGGAGGAGccaaaggaggagggaggtggagctGCGGTGTGTCTCGTTAGTTTACTTACAGGTAGAATAGTCTCAGCCAGTGGCGcggggttttttttaaagcaaacacagacataTTCTTACCCTTACATGAGGAGACTAGTGAGCGGACGGGTTAAAGAAACTATCGGCTAACAACATGAGTGTTTTTGCTAGTCGTTCATCCAGCGGTTCCGTATTCTGCCGCCTGACCGTCGGCTCGTGTGCTCCTGCGCAGACAGGAAatgtgctgccttcaggtgctgTCGGAATTAACGCAGTTCTGTGGAAGCCCACTTCCGCTAGTTCaagcaaaaaatataaataaataaatattcccatggtaaattcaaaataatgagataaaaattCATAGTTGTGAGGTAGAAGagttttttaaaagtcattattaaaagataaaaatgataatgagacaaaaagtcaaaattagcAGATGAAAAAtcgaaattatgagataaaaagtcataagtgtaagataaaaagtaataatgaggttttttttaaaaaaaagtctttattatgagataaaagtgaTCATGAGacaaaaaatattacataaaaaaaatcataatcatgaaataaaaaagctgGAAATcctgagataaaaagtcataatgagatttgaaaaaaaaagtcattattacGATATAAAAGTGctaatgagacaaaaagtcaaaaattaTTAGATGAAAAATCGAAATTCTGAGATAAAAGtctaaattatgagattaaaaaagtCAGTTATTACATTAccaaaaaaatcataatcatggaataaaaagtcagaagtatgagataaaaagtaaaaatgagtttttaaaaagttgaaattatgaggaaaaaggtcataattgtaaaatatatattcaataaCTAGAATTATTAATAATGACTTGTAATTAtgacttatttttttatcatggCTAagttttcatccattttcattttctttaatattgttATAGCTATGTCTctgcaatgttttattttaccttGTGATTTAAATTGTTATGACATTGAGAAGGCATTTACACCCATTTCTGTGACCCATCACATTCTGTCACCAATTTAGAAATTTCCTCCTGGCCAGTATTTCTGCTACACGCTTTCTTTcatatttaatctttattttgatAGCTTTTACCAAATGTATTTCTTAACAGCTGTCAAATTTATTACATCAattatttttcagtcttttttctgTACAGCTGGCAGTAGCCTACCTGAATCTGGTAACACAGGATAACTAAAAcacctccttcttcttcttcacttctcaAATAATTAGGTGCAGCACCTGTCTGCACGACTTTGCAACTTTCACTCATGACTTCACAAGGTCCGTGAAGGCAGCATCAGAGGGGGCGTGGTTGTTTCTGACACTGAGCTAGTTAAAGGATAGCTGCAGTCAGGAGACAGCTGACCAAGAGGGGACCAAAGGATCCAGCAAGTTTATATTACTCCTTCTCAGTAGCGTCCAAACTACCCCTTAGAGgtttttaacttaatttaaatAGTTCTCAAACAGGTAATTAGcagaaaataatattaaacagTTGGGGGTTTTGggtttttgggggtttttttgtaaatcttaTCTCCCTGCGTGATGGTTTAAATCTTAAGTATGGTGGAGAAATTTTAATTTCCCTTTCCCCCCCTAAATTCTTAATTGATGTTCCAtcttaaaaaagtcaaatttaaatatagtccttccaaaaactattaagtcagttttgaaaaagaagatgTGTGTTATAGTAGAGCTGCAATGGCTAACTGATTCGTTGtcagctattaaattaatcagcaTCTATTTTGTAAAGCTGTGTGAgtagtttctttaaaaaaaaataaacccaaaaaaatgaatttctctgattccagcttcttaaatgtgaatatattctggtttctttgctcctcGATGACAGTAAACAGTAGATCCTGTTTAGTGTGATTTCTGAGCACCATCTCAACTTATTCCCATTCAAGCTAAATGTGTGCATATGTAGACAAATCAACATTATGTACTGTATTCCAACACAACAGATGTGAATCACCATTTTGTCGCACCAAATATTAAACACGAGACCTATTCaaaaacattatatttgtcTTATCTCACAATCAAAAGTATACACATTGTGCTGAGCATAATTCAACAATTAATCCTGGATGTCTGAGAAGATGCATGTCTTAATACATATATCATAATAATGTGAGTTGTTATCATGATCACAAGCTGCACTTATGGCACTAAGAAGTATTTATAAAGAACATGAATTGAACAGATTACAAAATGGTTTACAAATCAGTGGTCACGAGACAGGAATGCATCACCAATCATCatgcatatttttttcacaCGTTTCCACAAATGCAGGTAAGTAAACACTTTCTGGGGAATTTCAAtacatcaaatacattttgttatatttcttGCAATTTTTACAGAAATGTGGGCTGAATGGTCCCAAACATGACTGACCAGACTTGTGAGACTTACGGCCTCTAAATTGGTTTTCAGCTCGTAGACAATGCTCCACATGTTGTTTTCTGCACAGTATAAAGCCACACAGACGTCCTCGTGCATGAAAAAGGAATGCAACATGGAAATTGGATTCAGaacaacagcaataaaaaaaagtgggaaaacCATGTGATTGCATGGCCTGCGTGAAGACTCCACATCTATATT
It encodes the following:
- the LOC141016811 gene encoding tetratricopeptide repeat protein 39C-like — encoded protein: MADPTEPTPGLSSVEDEKTERINDAELALKGINMLLNNGFKESDELFRTYRNHSPLMSFGASFVSFLNAMMTFEEEKMQMAFEDLKATERLCESENTGVIETIKNKIKRSMDSQRSGMAAVDRLQRQIIIADCQVYLAVLSFIKQELSSYIKGGWILRKAWKMYNKCYSDITHLQEGSRRRASEQQAMASQSLSSSSDLSHHSRSSSPGPSPSQRLDCVSQEALDRLKGSVSFGYGLFHLCISMVPPHLLKIVNLLGFPGDRLQGLSALTYASESKDMKAPLATLALLWYHTVVQPFFALDGTDTQAGLTEAKSILQQREATYPNSSLFMFFKGRVQRLECQISSALTSFRDALDLASDQREIQHVCLYEIGWCSMIELNYREAYRAFERLKTESRWSQCYYAYLTGVCQGATGDLEGAVSVFKDVQKLFKRKNNQIELFSMKRAEKLRTTSLSKELCILSVIEILYLWKALANCSTAKLQTMTQVLQGIGDASCAGLKNLLLGAINKCLHNTKDAIQYFHLAARDEVGRLSNSYVQPYSCYELGCVLLNTPESVGKGRMLMLQAKEDYAGYDFENRLHVRIHSALASTRAEVQP